A genomic segment from bacterium encodes:
- a CDS encoding A24 family peptidase: protein MTGTTYIAVDVFALLLLVLCAYWDIRYRKIPNWATLPSIVLGFGMSCMFHGWGGTKASGLGFLFGFASLLVLFVLGWMGGGDVKLMAAVGALKGYPFVVSALFYSLIVALVIGIVLLIWNRKAWRTFKSLFFVVGSRVSRLVPKQDINRQETQKIPFGLAIVVGTVFAMIGGYAWSPLSFVAH, encoded by the coding sequence ATGACAGGTACGACTTACATCGCAGTCGATGTCTTCGCTCTCCTCTTGCTGGTGTTGTGCGCTTACTGGGATATTAGATATAGGAAGATTCCCAACTGGGCTACTCTGCCCAGCATCGTCCTTGGGTTCGGAATGAGCTGCATGTTCCATGGCTGGGGCGGAACGAAGGCCTCGGGTCTCGGTTTTCTTTTCGGCTTCGCGTCGCTCCTGGTGCTATTTGTGCTGGGCTGGATGGGCGGAGGCGACGTCAAGCTGATGGCCGCAGTCGGCGCACTGAAAGGCTATCCATTCGTGGTTTCGGCGCTGTTCTACTCGCTCATCGTGGCGCTGGTGATCGGTATCGTCCTGTTGATATGGAACCGCAAAGCATGGCGGACGTTCAAGAGCCTGTTCTTCGTCGTGGGTTCCCGCGTGTCGCGCCTGGTTCCGAAGCAGGACATCAACCGACAGGAGACTCAGAAGATACCTTTCGGACTTGCCATAGTGGTTGGTACTGTTTTTGCAATGATTGGAGGCTACGCATGGAGTCCACTAAGCTTCGTCGCCCATTGA
- a CDS encoding TadE family protein, with amino-acid sequence MESTKLRRPLTACRRLSCLGRNTDGTSMLETVIAFPVLLLFIMVIMEVCLLANAKQLANYAAFCAARTAACYGVTSTTNTHLAAALAMSAIAPPTVSNSSAVLSAFGLSNPNQTVGTICSISGFQGDSAAWLGRLASAFIRTSQPNCTVGTAPGKTHKYVSVDVTYIYRCSFTPFGKLWGHTGLNSYIATLQGLPFYTTIQSSVTQISNTWQWNVPVHGHAVTDYWAG; translated from the coding sequence ATGGAGTCCACTAAGCTTCGTCGCCCATTGACCGCCTGCCGGCGGCTGTCGTGTCTGGGCCGCAATACCGACGGCACTTCCATGCTCGAGACCGTTATCGCGTTCCCGGTGCTCCTGCTGTTCATCATGGTGATCATGGAGGTGTGCCTGTTGGCCAATGCGAAGCAGCTTGCCAATTACGCCGCCTTCTGCGCAGCGCGGACGGCAGCGTGCTACGGAGTCACTTCTACGACAAATACTCACCTCGCGGCGGCGTTGGCGATGAGCGCCATTGCCCCGCCGACCGTGTCGAACAGCTCGGCGGTCCTCAGTGCTTTCGGGCTGTCGAATCCGAATCAGACGGTGGGCACAATCTGCAGCATCTCCGGGTTCCAGGGCGACAGCGCCGCTTGGCTCGGGCGCCTGGCAAGCGCATTTATCAGGACAAGCCAGCCGAACTGCACCGTCGGCACCGCTCCGGGCAAGACGCACAAGTATGTGTCCGTGGACGTCACCTACATTTATCGTTGTTCGTTCACTCCCTTCGGCAAACTCTGGGGCCACACCGGACTCAATTCCTACATAGCCACTCTACAGGGACTCCCTTTCTACACGACGATTCAGTCTTCCGTAACGCAAATCAGCAACACTTGGCAATGGAATGTCCCGGTGCACGGCCACGCCGTCACCGATTACTGGGCGGGGTAG